The Coffea arabica cultivar ET-39 chromosome 1e, Coffea Arabica ET-39 HiFi, whole genome shotgun sequence genome has a window encoding:
- the LOC113693758 gene encoding receptor-like protein EIX1 produces the protein MDGSTHFSVFLLVAIILHCSSSKTVNATCYASEKQALMDFKKDLKDPHGRLSSWIHDVDCCKWEGVVCSNRSGRVIQLHLQSPDPEIYVVAEGDEFFWSLRSLRYLDLSGAGFQGMVPYQLGNLSSLRTLSIGGHRFDLQVDNLQWLAGLSNLEHLDMSGVDLSTASNWLEVINTIPSLVEIHLSSCQLDLSSHHLGRDTFVFHANFSSLTVLDLSRNFLGHLIPRWIFGLTALASLDLSENWFEGPLSRDLWNLTSLKYLDLSFNHLNGSLPNELIHLNNLISLNLQENHLNGPIPSTVGNCTKLEYLSLNDNALSGSIPSNLGKLSSLQLWNVSHNKLTGTLPKSLGQLFKLEELIIFDNLMEGVVSESHLDNLTALRYFDASGNSLTLKVSASWTPRVQFEVLGLSSWKLGPQFPTWIRSQKFLQYLNLSFTGILDTIPPWFFNSSLDIVDLSHNQIHGKSSIAILS, from the exons ATGGATGGCTCAACCCATTTCTCTGTTTTCTTACTCGTCGCAATAATTTTACACTGTTCTTCCAGCAAAACTGTAAATGCAACTTGCTATGCAAGTGAGAAACAAGCTCTTATGGACTTCAAGAAAGACTTGAAAGATCCCCATGGCAGACTCTCGTCTTGGATTCACGACGTTGATTGCTGCAAATGGGAAGGAGTTGTTTGTAGCAACCGAAGTGGCCGCGTGATTCAACTTCACCTTCAGAGTCCTGATCCTGAAATTTATGTCGTGGCCGAAGGTGATGAG TTTTTTTGGTCTCTCAGAAGTCTAAGGTATCTGGATTTATCTGGAGCTGGATTTCAAGGAATGGTTCCCTATCAGCTTGGAAACCTATCAAGTTTACGCACTTTAAGCATAGGAGGCCATCGGTTCGATCTTCAAGTTGATAACCTGCAATGGTTGGCTGGTCTCTCTAATCTGGAGCACCTAGACATGAGTGGCGTGGACCTTAGTACAGCGTCTAATTGGCTAGAGGTGATTAACACGATCCCTTCTTTGGTAGAGATACATCTGTCCTCTTGTCAACTTGATTTAAGTTCTCATCATCTTGGCAGAGATACATTTGTCTTCCATGCCAACTTTTCTTCTCTTACTGTCCTAGATCTTTCTAGAAATTTTCTTGGACACCTCATCCCTAGATGGATTTTCGGTCTTACTGCCCTTGCTTCTCTTGATTTAAGTGAGAACTGGTTTGAAGGGCCATTGTCCAGAGATCTTTGGAACTTGACTTCTCTCAAATACTTGGATCTTTCTTTCAACCATCTGAATGGTTCGCTACCAAACGAGCTTATTCATCTTAACAATCTCATTTCTCTCAACCTTCAGGAGAATCACTTGAATGGTCCAATTCCAAGCACAGTTGGCAACTGTACCAAGCTAGAATACCTTTCGCTAAATGATAATGCTCTATCTGGTTCAATTCCATCAAATTTAGGAAAACTGTCATCCTTGCAGCTGTGGAATGTATCTCACAACAAACTCACTGGAACTCTTCCTAAAAGTCTTGGGCAGCTTTTCAAACTTGAAGAGCTTATTATTTTCGACAATTTAATGGAAGGTGTTGTGAGTGAGAGCCACCTAGACAATCTGACAGCTTTAAGGTATTTTGATGCATCTGGAAACTCCTTGACCTTAAAAGTAAGTGCAAGCTGGACTCCTCGTGTCCAATTTGAAGTACTTGGATTGAGCTCGTGGAAGCTGGGTCCCCAATTTCCTACATGGATCCGATCACAAAAATTCCTTCAGTATTTGAACTTGTCATTCACAGGAATTTTAGATACCATTCCACCTTGGTTTTTCAACTCATCATTGGATATCGTAGACCTTTCTCACAATCAAATCCATGGTAAGAGTTCAATAGCTATTCTCTCTTGA